In Leptodesmis sichuanensis A121, the following are encoded in one genomic region:
- the gloA gene encoding lactoylglutathione lyase — protein MRLLHTMLRVGNLERSLDFYCNILGMKLLRRKDYPGGEFTLAFVGYGDESDHTVLELTYNWGTDHYDLGTGYGHIALGVDDIYATCEQIKAQGGKVTREPGPMKHGSTVIAFVEDPDGYKVELIQLGTQGSAQEQASKAAAV, from the coding sequence ATGCGACTACTTCACACCATGCTGCGGGTGGGTAACCTGGAGCGATCGCTGGATTTTTACTGCAACATTTTAGGCATGAAGCTGTTGCGCCGGAAGGATTATCCCGGTGGCGAGTTCACCCTGGCCTTTGTGGGGTATGGCGATGAATCCGACCACACGGTTCTGGAGTTGACCTATAACTGGGGCACCGATCACTACGACTTGGGCACAGGGTATGGTCACATCGCCCTCGGGGTGGATGACATTTACGCCACCTGTGAACAAATCAAAGCTCAGGGCGGCAAAGTCACCCGTGAACCCGGCCCCATGAAACACGGCTCTACGGTGATCGCCTTCGTCGAAGACCCCGACGGTTACAAAGTGGAACTGATCCAACTGGGTACTCAGGGATCGGCACAGGAGCAAGCGTCGAAAGCGGCAGCGGTCTGA
- the eno gene encoding phosphopyruvate hydratase, translating into MYIEEIIASEVLDSRGNPTVEARVVLADGSEGTAIVPSGASTGEKEAVELRDGDPKRYGGKGVLQAVENVNQKLAPELLDMDATDQRAIDLKMLEIDGTPNKANLGANGILAVSLAVAKAAANYLDLPLYRYLGGVNACLLPVPCMNVINGGKHADNNIDFQEFMIAPHHAPSFAESIRMGMETFHALKSILHKKGYSTSVGDEGGFAPNLKSNEEAIAVILEAIEKAGYKPGDDISICLDPATSEMWNDGKYLFFKSTQETKTSDEMVELWTSWVRQYPIVSLEDGMSENDWDGWKKLTDSIGSTVQLVGDDVFCTNATILAEGIKAGVANSILIKVNQIGTLTETLDTIELAQKNNYTYMTSHRSGETEDTTIADLAVATSAGQIKTGSGCRGERVAKFNQLLRIERQLGKAAKFAGKAAFK; encoded by the coding sequence ATGTACATCGAGGAAATTATTGCCAGTGAAGTGTTGGATTCACGGGGTAATCCGACCGTGGAAGCGCGGGTGGTGCTGGCAGATGGCTCGGAAGGAACAGCGATCGTGCCATCGGGGGCTTCCACGGGAGAGAAGGAAGCGGTGGAATTGCGAGATGGTGATCCCAAGCGTTATGGCGGTAAGGGTGTGTTGCAGGCGGTGGAGAATGTGAATCAGAAGCTGGCTCCCGAATTGCTGGATATGGATGCCACCGATCAGCGGGCGATCGACCTGAAGATGCTAGAAATTGACGGCACACCCAATAAAGCTAATCTGGGAGCCAATGGCATTCTGGCAGTGTCTCTGGCAGTCGCCAAGGCCGCAGCGAATTATCTGGATTTACCCCTCTATCGCTACTTGGGCGGAGTGAATGCCTGTCTGCTGCCCGTCCCCTGCATGAATGTGATCAATGGCGGCAAGCACGCCGATAACAATATTGATTTTCAGGAGTTTATGATCGCCCCTCACCATGCCCCCTCCTTTGCCGAATCGATTCGCATGGGGATGGAAACCTTTCACGCGCTCAAGTCGATTTTGCATAAGAAGGGCTACAGCACGAGTGTGGGCGACGAGGGCGGATTTGCCCCCAACTTAAAGTCCAACGAAGAGGCGATCGCGGTGATTCTGGAAGCGATCGAAAAAGCCGGATATAAACCCGGAGACGATATCTCAATCTGTCTGGATCCGGCTACCAGCGAAATGTGGAACGATGGCAAGTACCTGTTCTTCAAATCCACGCAAGAAACCAAAACCTCCGACGAAATGGTGGAACTGTGGACTTCCTGGGTCAGACAGTACCCGATCGTCTCCCTGGAAGACGGCATGAGCGAGAACGACTGGGACGGTTGGAAAAAGCTGACTGACTCGATCGGCAGTACGGTGCAACTGGTGGGTGATGATGTGTTCTGTACTAATGCCACAATTCTGGCAGAAGGCATTAAGGCCGGAGTTGCTAATTCTATCCTGATCAAAGTCAACCAGATCGGCACCCTCACCGAAACTCTGGACACGATCGAACTGGCCCAGAAGAACAACTACACCTACATGACCTCCCACCGTTCCGGCGAAACCGAAGACACCACGATCGCCGATCTGGCCGTAGCCACCAGTGCTGGACAAATCAAAACCGGATCCGGTTGTCGCGGTGAACGAGTCGCCAAATTCAATCAACTGCTGCGAATTGAACGTCAGTTAGGGAAAGCCGCGAAGTTTGCGGGGAAAGCAGCGTTTAAGTAG
- the gcvT gene encoding glycine cleavage system aminomethyltransferase GcvT, protein MTDPSQPLARTPLYDLEIGLFARMTEFSGWEMPVQYSGITREHQAVRTAAGMFDISHMGKFRLKGKDVLSQIQPLVPSDLSRLQSGEAQYTVLLNSQAGIVDDLIFYNQGQDAAGNQQWVVIVNAATTQKDKTWMLDHLDRSQVDFQDYSLHNVLIAVQGPKAVSHLQALVAEDLSGVKSFGHLEGTVLGKPGFLARTGYTGEDGFEVMVDPGVGVELWQALLAEGVVPCGLGARDTLRLEAAMALYGQDIDETTTPLEAGLGWLVHLDSKGEFIGRSRLEQQKRDGVTRRLVGLQMQGRNIARHGYPVLADGKVVGEVTSGTLSPTLGVAIALAYVPAELSKPGQTVDVEIRGKTYPATVVKKPFYRRPQ, encoded by the coding sequence GTGACTGATCCTTCTCAACCCCTGGCCCGTACCCCCCTTTATGATCTTGAGATCGGGCTGTTTGCCCGCATGACTGAGTTTTCCGGTTGGGAAATGCCCGTTCAATACAGTGGGATTACCCGTGAACATCAGGCCGTGCGGACAGCCGCAGGGATGTTTGACATCTCCCACATGGGCAAATTCCGCTTAAAGGGCAAAGATGTCTTGAGCCAGATTCAGCCGCTGGTGCCCTCGGATCTCAGTCGTCTACAGTCCGGAGAAGCGCAATACACCGTGCTGCTGAATTCGCAGGCAGGCATTGTTGATGACTTGATTTTCTATAACCAGGGACAGGATGCAGCGGGAAATCAACAATGGGTCGTGATTGTGAACGCTGCCACAACGCAGAAAGATAAAACCTGGATGCTGGATCATCTCGATCGCAGCCAGGTCGATTTTCAGGATTACTCCTTACACAATGTTCTGATAGCGGTACAGGGGCCAAAAGCCGTCAGCCACTTGCAAGCCCTCGTTGCAGAGGATTTATCAGGCGTGAAATCGTTTGGCCATCTGGAAGGAACGGTGCTGGGAAAACCAGGATTTTTGGCACGAACGGGCTACACCGGGGAAGATGGCTTTGAGGTAATGGTCGATCCTGGCGTAGGCGTAGAACTCTGGCAGGCACTCCTGGCTGAAGGGGTAGTGCCCTGTGGCTTAGGCGCACGCGATACCCTCCGACTGGAAGCTGCAATGGCGCTCTATGGACAGGACATTGATGAAACGACCACCCCCCTGGAAGCTGGGCTAGGCTGGCTGGTCCATCTGGACAGCAAGGGAGAGTTTATTGGACGATCGCGCCTGGAACAACAAAAGCGGGACGGTGTCACTCGCCGCCTCGTCGGGTTGCAGATGCAGGGCCGTAATATTGCCCGTCATGGCTATCCCGTTCTAGCAGATGGAAAAGTCGTTGGAGAAGTCACCAGCGGCACCCTATCGCCAACTTTAGGAGTTGCGATCGCCCTCGCCTACGTCCCCGCTGAACTCTCTAAACCCGGCCAGACCGTTGACGTAGAAATTCGCGGCAAAACCTACCCCGCCACCGTTGTCAAAAAACCCTTCTACCGCCGCCCCCAATAA
- a CDS encoding IS1634 family transposase, whose translation MLLNGELIVQNLDHLGIVAGLVDELKIVEQINQHLGEDPREQISPGVAVKAMILNGLGLVSAPLYLFEQFFVGKATEHLLGAGVLAAHLNDDRLGRVLDALYLGGLSPIFMAICLTAARKFGVVCKSAHFDSTSLSVEGEYLPESQVTEGVAPVPIHITYGYSRDRRPDLKQFVMNLVCWGDGEIPAFIELADGNQSDKTRFADLMQEFKSQWNFEGLYVADAALYSEQNLQQVSGLRWLTRVPLTLNAASELISQLADAAFETTELEGYRIATVCCDYGGVQQRWLVVESQKRKQADLKKLDKTLTQATAHWQSQLRQLCAQEFACEADAIAALEKFGQKLPWHQLDGMGVKQTVHYDKPGKPKRGHPPSRITYHPQASLTLNTTVVARHQQRAGRFILATNVLESEQLSAQQALEEYKGQQGNERGFRFLKDPLFFASSVFLKSPERIMALAMIMGLCLLVYNLGQRQLRQALQQANQTLPNQLGKGTQRPTLRWVFQCFMAVHYVVLNGVQQVVNLTDDRRHILQFFGSACRRYYLLC comes from the coding sequence GTGCTGTTGAACGGCGAATTGATTGTGCAGAACCTGGATCATCTGGGCATCGTGGCCGGATTGGTAGACGAGTTAAAGATTGTGGAGCAGATCAACCAACATTTGGGAGAAGACCCGCGAGAGCAAATTAGCCCAGGGGTGGCGGTAAAAGCCATGATTCTGAATGGATTAGGGCTGGTATCTGCGCCGTTGTACCTGTTTGAACAATTCTTTGTGGGGAAAGCAACGGAACATTTGCTGGGCGCAGGAGTACTGGCGGCGCATCTCAATGACGACCGGTTAGGACGAGTCCTCGACGCCCTGTACTTGGGCGGACTAAGCCCAATATTTATGGCCATTTGCCTGACGGCGGCCCGCAAATTTGGAGTCGTGTGCAAGAGCGCCCATTTCGACTCGACTTCACTTTCGGTGGAGGGCGAGTATTTGCCGGAGTCCCAGGTGACTGAGGGCGTTGCCCCTGTTCCGATTCACATCACCTATGGCTATTCGCGGGACCGTCGTCCTGACCTGAAGCAGTTTGTGATGAATTTGGTGTGTTGGGGGGATGGAGAGATTCCCGCGTTCATTGAGTTAGCCGACGGTAATCAGTCCGATAAAACCCGCTTTGCTGACTTGATGCAGGAGTTTAAGTCGCAGTGGAACTTTGAGGGGTTGTATGTGGCGGATGCTGCCCTCTACAGTGAGCAAAACTTGCAACAGGTGTCCGGGTTGCGATGGCTGACCCGAGTGCCGTTGACGCTGAATGCAGCATCGGAGTTAATCAGCCAGTTGGCAGACGCTGCGTTCGAGACTACGGAGCTGGAAGGGTATCGGATTGCGACTGTCTGCTGCGACTATGGCGGTGTCCAACAGCGATGGTTGGTGGTCGAAAGCCAGAAACGCAAACAGGCTGACCTCAAGAAGTTAGATAAAACCTTGACCCAGGCAACCGCCCATTGGCAATCGCAATTACGACAATTATGCGCTCAAGAATTTGCTTGCGAAGCTGATGCGATAGCCGCACTCGAAAAATTTGGACAGAAGCTACCGTGGCATCAACTGGATGGAATGGGTGTGAAGCAAACGGTGCACTATGACAAACCGGGTAAGCCCAAACGGGGTCATCCTCCCAGTCGCATTACCTATCACCCTCAAGCCTCGTTAACTTTGAATACTACGGTTGTGGCCAGACATCAGCAACGGGCTGGGCGCTTCATTCTGGCAACCAATGTTCTCGAGTCTGAGCAATTAAGCGCGCAACAGGCGCTGGAGGAATACAAAGGGCAACAAGGGAATGAGCGGGGCTTTCGGTTTCTCAAAGACCCTCTGTTCTTTGCTTCCAGTGTCTTCCTCAAATCCCCAGAACGGATCATGGCACTTGCTATGATCATGGGCTTGTGCTTGCTCGTGTACAACTTGGGCCAACGCCAACTCCGTCAAGCACTTCAGCAGGCCAACCAAACCTTGCCCAACCAGCTTGGCAAAGGCACTCAACGCCCGACCCTACGTTGGGTCTTTCAGTGTTTTATGGCAGTGCATTATGTCGTGCTCAATGGGGTTCAGCAAGTGGTCAATCTCACTGACGATCGCCGCCATATTCTCCAATTTTTCGGTTCTGCCTGTCGGCGGTATTACTTACTTTGTTGA
- a CDS encoding rhomboid family intramembrane serine protease yields the protein MFPIGDENPTRTTPYITYLLISLNILVFLYEASLPSQALLQFFSHVAVVPAELTASFRGIPGARGELPELSTLITSQFLHGGWLHLAGNMLFLSIFGNNVEEELGHLKYLFFYLTCGVLAALAQWWFSPLSNVPSLGASGAIAGVMGAYIVRFPFAKIVTLISFFPVRVPAFIFLGVWFLQQALYSYASLEVKTNIGMESGGIAYWAHAGGFFFGAVLALLLGIRRDAGPITDEQLQPPSEVGSGESFKF from the coding sequence ATGTTTCCTATTGGTGACGAAAATCCTACACGGACAACTCCCTACATTACTTATCTGCTGATTAGCCTGAACATCCTGGTGTTTTTATACGAGGCTTCTTTGCCATCCCAGGCGTTGTTGCAATTCTTTTCCCATGTGGCTGTGGTTCCAGCGGAGCTAACGGCCAGTTTCCGGGGAATTCCAGGAGCACGGGGAGAATTACCCGAACTCTCGACCCTGATCACATCCCAATTTCTGCATGGGGGATGGTTGCATCTGGCCGGAAATATGTTGTTTCTATCGATTTTTGGCAACAATGTGGAAGAAGAACTGGGGCACTTAAAATATCTGTTCTTTTACCTCACCTGCGGCGTTCTGGCAGCTTTGGCCCAATGGTGGTTTTCTCCCCTGTCCAATGTTCCCTCCCTGGGAGCCAGTGGCGCGATCGCGGGAGTCATGGGGGCTTACATTGTGCGCTTCCCCTTTGCCAAAATTGTCACCTTGATTTCCTTCTTCCCCGTCAGAGTGCCGGCCTTCATCTTCTTAGGTGTCTGGTTTTTGCAGCAGGCTCTCTACAGCTACGCCAGTCTGGAAGTGAAAACCAATATTGGCATGGAAAGCGGCGGGATTGCTTACTGGGCACACGCTGGCGGCTTTTTCTTTGGAGCTGTGTTAGCCCTCCTGCTGGGTATCCGCCGAGACGCAGGGCCAATTACCGATGAACAGTTACAGCCGCCGTCGGAAGTAGGGTCAGGAGAAAGTTTTAAGTTTTGA
- the clpB gene encoding ATP-dependent chaperone ClpB: MQPTDPNKFTDKAWEAIVQAQDVVRRYKQQQLEVEHLMISLLEQQDGLATKVFAKAGVDTARLFQQIEDFTRRQPKVPNADQLYLGRNLDVMLDRAEETRLKWQDDFISVDHLLMGFAVDPRLGLRVLRTYELDPRKLEAMIKELRGSQKVSDQNPESRYGALEKYGRDLTEQAKAGKIDPVIGRDEEIRRVVQVLSRRTKNNPVLIGEPGVGKTAIAEGLAQRIVKGDVPESLKNRTLITLDMGSLIAGAKYRGDFENRLRSVLKEVIHSDGQIVLFIDELHTVIGTGSTQGAMDAGNLLKPMLARGELRCIGATTLDEYRKYIEKDAALERRFQQVFVDEPSVEDTISILRGLKERYEVHHGVKITDSALVAAATLSSRYISDRFLPDKAIDLVDEAAAKLKMEITSKPTELEDIERRLMQLEMEKLSLKGEDQLGVLASTRVSKDRLERIEQEISDLQSKQESLSSQWQGEKQLLEAIKKLKEEEENLRVQIEQAERAYDLNIAAQLKYGMLEKVQRDREAQEAKLLEIQSRGSTLLREQVTESDIAEIVARWTGIPVNRLLESERQKLLNLEHHLHQRVVGQHEAVEAVAAAIRRARAGMKDLGRPIGSFLFMGPTGVGKTELARALAQFLFDSDDALVRLDMSEYMEKHSVARLIGAPPGYVGYEEGGQLSEAVRRHPYSVVLLDEVEKAHPDVFNILLQVLDDGRITDSQGRMVDFRNTVIVMTSNIGSEHILDISGDDDRYEEMQKRVMQALRKHFRPEFLNRVDDLIIFHALGRSELSQIVGLQLQKIQAMLADQKIRLEITPAAQDYIAQVGYDPTYGARPLKRAIQRELQNPIATKILDNTFTEGDTILIDLVGDRLKFTNKQLAVNNQPALA; the protein is encoded by the coding sequence ATGCAGCCAACTGACCCGAATAAGTTTACAGACAAGGCATGGGAAGCGATCGTTCAGGCTCAAGATGTGGTGCGCCGCTACAAACAGCAGCAGTTGGAAGTTGAACATTTAATGATTTCCCTGTTGGAACAGCAAGATGGGTTGGCAACGAAAGTATTTGCCAAAGCCGGAGTGGATACGGCCCGCCTGTTTCAGCAGATTGAAGACTTTACCCGACGACAACCCAAAGTTCCCAATGCCGACCAGCTTTACCTGGGGCGCAACCTGGATGTCATGCTCGATCGTGCGGAAGAAACCCGCCTCAAATGGCAGGATGATTTCATCTCGGTCGATCATTTGCTGATGGGCTTTGCCGTTGATCCCCGTTTGGGATTACGGGTACTCCGTACTTACGAACTCGATCCCCGCAAGCTAGAAGCCATGATTAAAGAGCTGCGGGGCAGCCAGAAAGTCAGCGACCAGAACCCAGAATCTCGCTATGGCGCACTGGAAAAGTACGGACGGGATCTGACAGAACAGGCCAAAGCTGGAAAGATTGACCCGGTGATTGGCCGGGATGAAGAAATTCGTCGCGTGGTGCAGGTCTTATCTCGTCGTACCAAAAATAATCCGGTGCTGATTGGCGAACCGGGGGTCGGGAAAACGGCGATCGCGGAAGGTCTGGCGCAGCGGATTGTGAAGGGTGATGTACCGGAATCTTTGAAGAACCGCACCCTGATTACGCTGGATATGGGTTCCCTGATTGCCGGAGCCAAATACCGGGGGGATTTTGAGAATCGGCTGCGATCGGTACTCAAGGAAGTGATTCACTCCGATGGGCAGATTGTCCTGTTTATCGACGAACTGCATACCGTGATTGGCACCGGATCGACTCAGGGCGCAATGGATGCCGGAAATCTGCTGAAACCAATGCTGGCGCGTGGGGAACTGCGTTGTATTGGAGCCACGACCCTGGATGAGTATCGCAAATACATTGAAAAAGATGCGGCTTTAGAGCGGCGCTTCCAACAGGTATTTGTCGATGAACCCAGCGTTGAGGACACCATCTCTATCCTGCGCGGCCTGAAGGAACGCTACGAAGTTCACCACGGGGTCAAAATCACCGATTCAGCCCTGGTTGCTGCTGCCACGCTGTCATCTCGCTACATTTCCGATCGCTTCCTGCCCGATAAGGCGATCGACCTGGTCGATGAAGCCGCGGCCAAGTTGAAAATGGAAATTACCTCCAAACCTACTGAATTGGAGGATATTGAACGCCGCCTGATGCAGTTGGAAATGGAAAAACTATCCCTGAAAGGCGAAGACCAACTAGGTGTGCTGGCCTCCACGCGAGTCTCGAAAGATCGACTGGAACGGATTGAGCAGGAAATTAGCGACTTGCAGAGTAAGCAGGAGTCTCTGAGCAGCCAGTGGCAGGGAGAAAAACAGTTACTGGAAGCAATTAAAAAGCTGAAGGAAGAGGAAGAAAACCTGCGGGTGCAGATTGAACAGGCCGAACGGGCCTATGACCTGAACATTGCTGCCCAACTGAAGTACGGTATGTTGGAGAAAGTGCAGCGCGATCGTGAAGCCCAGGAAGCTAAACTGCTGGAAATTCAGTCCCGTGGCTCTACCCTGCTGCGAGAACAGGTCACAGAGTCCGACATTGCCGAAATTGTCGCCCGCTGGACAGGTATTCCCGTCAATCGCCTGCTGGAATCGGAACGGCAGAAACTACTCAACCTGGAACATCACCTGCATCAACGAGTGGTCGGTCAACATGAAGCCGTGGAAGCGGTGGCCGCCGCCATTCGCCGTGCCCGTGCAGGCATGAAGGACCTCGGTCGTCCGATCGGTTCCTTCCTGTTTATGGGGCCAACGGGAGTCGGAAAAACTGAACTGGCCCGCGCCTTGGCGCAATTTTTGTTTGACTCCGACGATGCCCTGGTACGGCTGGATATGTCGGAATACATGGAGAAGCATTCCGTTGCTCGCTTGATTGGTGCCCCTCCTGGCTATGTAGGTTACGAGGAAGGAGGCCAGCTATCGGAAGCGGTACGTCGTCATCCTTACTCCGTCGTGCTACTGGATGAAGTGGAAAAGGCTCATCCGGATGTGTTCAACATTCTGCTGCAGGTTCTGGATGATGGCCGGATTACGGATTCCCAGGGCCGTATGGTGGATTTCCGCAACACCGTGATCGTCATGACCAGCAACATTGGCAGTGAACACATTCTGGATATTTCGGGAGACGACGATCGCTACGAGGAAATGCAGAAACGAGTTATGCAGGCGCTCCGCAAGCACTTCCGGCCTGAATTTCTCAACCGGGTGGACGACCTGATCATCTTCCATGCTCTGGGTCGCAGTGAACTGAGTCAGATCGTTGGCCTGCAACTTCAGAAAATTCAGGCGATGCTGGCCGATCAGAAGATTCGCCTGGAAATTACCCCTGCCGCTCAGGACTATATCGCCCAGGTAGGATACGATCCCACTTACGGTGCCCGTCCTCTGAAACGCGCTATTCAACGGGAATTGCAAAATCCGATCGCCACCAAAATCCTGGACAACACCTTCACCGAAGGCGACACGATTTTGATCGATTTAGTGGGCGATCGTTTGAAGTTCACCAACAAGCAACTGGCGGTCAACAATCAACCCGCTCTGGCGTAG
- a CDS encoding iron uptake porin produces MIQNSGNASRIVQTSEFSAPSTIYHPPLSELNLSSLAITSLFRIWLRNDRVKKLFWCFGSLGLLQLTVLTTPTSATPPPAPSSPPLPRSLLPPDPLTETDSMDQLRSVDELSDVQPGDWAYQALKALVEKYGVITGYPDRTFRRNRPLTRYEFAAVMNAVITQIEQYFISGEIGRIREDFAMLRRLQESYDNILGSVRDRVQTLENKIGTLEQRQFSTTTQLKGQLAAGLTDGSNASSTIPMRVRLDLNTSFTGTDLLRTQLEAGNNGGDAISKIQSTRGPNLLGTLGLLADGGGLDFVSYPNTVRISKLYYTFAPARNLRLTVGGRLNPGEFIDYNRFANDSLENFSSSFFMNNPLIVQNPVDRPGGAGAAIAWTFTPSFTLKGLYVAADASSPGGGSTKGGLFGDRNQGSVELEYSFNKALVTRLQYTSATVNGVAINAGGLNVEWAFNRQFAAFGRFGIGRYAGFNTVLDRQLSLTPITWALGGTIRNIVIPGSVAGLAIGQPFVTSDLGNATQTNVEAYYRFNLNDSVIFSPAFLVVTNPNNRAIGTIFEWVVRMNFSF; encoded by the coding sequence TTGATTCAGAATTCTGGTAATGCCAGTCGAATTGTGCAAACCTCCGAGTTTTCAGCCCCATCCACTATCTACCATCCACCTCTGAGTGAGTTAAATTTGAGCAGTCTTGCTATAACAAGTCTGTTTCGAATCTGGCTGAGGAACGATCGCGTGAAGAAATTGTTCTGGTGTTTTGGCAGTCTCGGACTCTTGCAATTGACTGTTCTCACCACCCCCACATCCGCCACTCCTCCCCCCGCTCCCTCATCTCCCCCGCTCCCCCGCTCCCTGCTCCCGCCCGATCCCCTCACCGAAACTGATTCCATGGATCAACTGCGATCGGTGGACGAACTAAGCGACGTACAGCCAGGTGATTGGGCCTATCAAGCACTGAAAGCCCTGGTAGAAAAGTACGGGGTGATTACTGGATATCCTGATCGCACGTTTCGCAGGAATCGTCCCCTGACCCGGTATGAGTTTGCTGCCGTCATGAATGCGGTAATTACTCAAATTGAGCAGTATTTTATCTCCGGCGAAATCGGTCGGATTCGGGAAGATTTCGCTATGCTCAGACGCTTGCAGGAATCCTACGACAATATTCTGGGGAGTGTGCGCGATCGCGTCCAGACATTGGAGAACAAAATTGGCACCCTGGAGCAACGCCAGTTTTCTACTACGACCCAATTAAAAGGACAACTGGCAGCCGGACTGACCGATGGCAGCAACGCCAGCAGCACTATTCCCATGCGGGTTCGCCTGGATTTGAATACCAGCTTTACCGGAACGGATCTGTTACGGACTCAATTAGAAGCTGGAAATAATGGGGGAGATGCTATTAGCAAAATTCAATCAACCCGTGGCCCTAACCTCCTGGGGACGTTAGGTCTGCTGGCCGATGGAGGCGGTTTGGACTTTGTCAGCTATCCCAATACCGTTCGCATCAGCAAGTTGTATTACACCTTTGCACCTGCCAGAAATCTCCGTCTCACAGTGGGTGGTCGCCTCAACCCCGGAGAGTTCATTGATTACAACCGCTTTGCTAACGATTCTCTGGAAAACTTTTCCTCCAGCTTTTTTATGAATAATCCGCTGATTGTGCAAAATCCAGTGGATCGACCGGGAGGAGCAGGAGCCGCGATCGCCTGGACATTCACACCATCCTTCACCTTAAAGGGGTTATATGTAGCGGCGGATGCCAGCAGTCCCGGTGGCGGCTCTACCAAAGGAGGATTGTTTGGCGATCGCAACCAGGGAAGCGTGGAACTGGAGTATTCCTTTAATAAAGCGCTGGTCACTCGCCTGCAATACACCAGTGCCACCGTTAACGGGGTGGCGATTAATGCGGGAGGTTTGAACGTTGAGTGGGCCTTTAATCGCCAGTTTGCCGCCTTTGGTCGGTTTGGGATTGGTCGCTATGCAGGCTTTAATACCGTGCTCGATCGGCAGCTTTCCCTGACTCCCATCACCTGGGCGTTGGGGGGCACCATCCGTAATATTGTGATCCCTGGCTCCGTCGCTGGATTGGCGATCGGTCAACCGTTTGTAACCAGTGACCTGGGCAACGCCACCCAAACCAATGTTGAAGCCTACTACCGCTTCAACCTCAACGACAGCGTAATTTTCAGTCCGGCCTTTTTGGTCGTGACCAATCCCAACAATCGAGCGATCGGCACAATTTTTGAATGGGTGGTGCGCATGAATTTTTCGTTTTAG
- the gcvH gene encoding glycine cleavage system protein GcvH, producing the protein MALDYPEDLKYLDTHEYARLDEDLVTIGITAFAVDQLGDIVFLELPEIGDTVEKGEKFGTIESVKAVEDLNSPVTGTVVEVNTPLTDAPEQIADDPYIQGWLLKVRIDDPSELEDTLSADEYRAQVEGE; encoded by the coding sequence ATGGCATTGGACTATCCTGAAGATTTGAAATACCTGGACACCCACGAATATGCCCGGCTGGATGAAGATCTGGTGACGATCGGCATCACCGCCTTTGCCGTGGATCAGTTGGGTGACATTGTGTTTTTGGAATTACCCGAAATTGGGGATACCGTCGAAAAAGGTGAGAAATTTGGCACGATCGAGTCTGTGAAAGCCGTGGAAGATTTGAACTCCCCGGTCACAGGCACAGTGGTAGAAGTCAACACGCCCCTCACAGATGCACCAGAGCAGATTGCAGATGATCCTTATATCCAGGGCTGGTTACTCAAAGTTCGGATTGATGATCCCAGCGAATTAGAAGATACGCTGTCTGCGGATGAATATCGAGCACAGGTAGAGGGTGAATAA